A window from Henckelia pumila isolate YLH828 unplaced genomic scaffold, ASM3356847v2 CTG_466, whole genome shotgun sequence encodes these proteins:
- the LOC140872611 gene encoding protein RESPONSE TO LOW SULFUR 3-like, producing the protein MAPSIAVASTAQTKPGHRLKAAEAEVELRRRNEELEMELKRSTEREERMREELVRAWKRVTVAEEAEELLCRQLGELEAEAVEQAREYRTQILELMRQLSYAKQLLQ; encoded by the coding sequence ATGGCTCCCAGCATTGCGGTTGCCTCCACCGCGCAGACGAAGCCTGGCCACCGGCTGAAGGCGGCGGAGGCAGAGGTGGAGCTGCGGCGGAGGAATGAGGAGTTGGAGATGGAACTGAAGAGGAGCACGGAGAGGGAAGAGAGAATGAGGGAGGAGTTGGTCAGGGCGTGGAAGCGGGTGACGGTGGCGGAGGAGGCGGAGGAGCTGCTGTGCCGCCAGCTGGGCGAGCTGGAGGCGGAGGCCGTGGAACAAGCCAGGGAATATAGGACTCAGATTTTGGAGTTGATGCGACAGCTTTCGTACGCCAAACAACTCCTCCAATAA